One genomic segment of Candidatus Zixiibacteriota bacterium includes these proteins:
- the rpmE gene encoding 50S ribosomal protein L31, translating to MKEKIHPKYVDCTITCACGNQVKTKATLPEIKVDICSNCHPFFTGRQKLVDTAGRVERFKRKYAKYNQGKQKDSKGN from the coding sequence GTGAAAGAAAAAATTCATCCGAAATACGTCGACTGCACGATCACCTGTGCCTGCGGCAACCAGGTCAAAACCAAGGCGACCCTGCCTGAAATCAAGGTGGATATCTGCTCCAACTGCCATCCGTTTTTCACCGGGCGCCAGAAACTGGTTGACACTGCCGGTCGTGTGGAGCGCTTCAAGCGCAAATATGCCAAGTACAATCAGGGCAAGCAGAAAGACTCCAAAGGCAATTAG